A DNA window from Solanum lycopersicum chromosome 3, SLM_r2.1 contains the following coding sequences:
- the LOC101251553 gene encoding probable UDP-3-O-acylglucosamine N-acyltransferase 2, mitochondrial, protein MAFRLQRFSIPTISSISRMVCSKIQTRKVENLSAPRLVSAIISSNWFSTGHRDSNHSSTEQGTKVHLECALNSRLENGGENDQEDYGRWGNGGGTFHKSAIIDPSAFVEVGAVVHSECAVGADCHIGSGAVIGPTVTIGQSTKIGYNVALANCIVGDFCAIHSGVCIGQDGFGFYVDEQGNMVKKPQTLKARIENHVEIGANTCIDRGSWRDTVVGEHTKIDNLVQIGHNVVIGRSCLICGQVGVAGSVTIGDYVTLGGRVGIRDHVNIASKVRLAANSCVTKDIILPGDYGGFPAIPIRDWRRQIAKHRQILKSTTTISVA, encoded by the exons ATGGCTTTTCGCCTACAAAGATTTTCCATTCCTACAATTTCCTCTATATCAAGAATGGTGTGTAGCAAAATTCAAACAAGAAAGGTTGAAAATTTGTCAGCCCCAAGACTTGTATCAGCAATTATTTCTTCCAATTGGTTCTCTACAGGCCACAGAGATTCAAATCACAGTTCTACTGAGCAGG GTACCAAAGTGCACCTTGAATGTGCTTTGAATTCGAGACTTGAGAATGGAGGTGAGAATGACCAAGAAGATTACGGGAGATGGGGCAATGGCGGTGGGACTTTTCACAAGTCGGCCATCATTGATCCCTCGGCTTTTGTTGAAGTTGGCGCTGTAGTACATTCAGAATGTGCAGTGGGTGCAGATTGTCACATTGGCTCCGGAGCAGTCATTGGACCTACTGTTACAATAGGCCAATCAACGAAAATAGG CTACAATGTTGCACTGGCTAATTGCATAGTTGGTGACTTTTGCGCTATCCACAGTGGGGTCTGCATTGGTCAAGATG GTTTTGGATTTTATGTAGATGAGCAAGGAAATATGGTGAAAAAGCCTCAA ACCCTGAAGGCAAGAATAGAAAACCATGTAGAAATAGGTGCAAATACATGTATAGATAGGGGCAG TTGGAGGGATACAGTGGTTGGAGAACATACAAAGATAGATAATTTAGTTCAG ATAGGTCACAATGTAGTGATTGGGAGAAGCTGCCTCATTTGTGGACAAGTCGGGGTTGCGGGATCAGTGAC TATAGGTGACTATGTAACTTTAGGAGGAAGAGTTGGGATCCGTGATCATGTAAACATTGCCTCGAAG GTTAGGTTAGCAGCTAATAGCTGCGTCACCAAGGATATTATTTTGCCCGGAGATTATGGTGGCTTTCCTGCT ATTCCTATACGTGATTGGCGAAGACAAATTGCTAAACATCGTCAAATCTTGAA GTCCACCACCACCATCTCCGTGGCCTAA
- the LOC101251857 gene encoding S-type anion channel SLAH1-like, producing MGEQVFESTIKVTISDDDNNITKDHVTKKSTSSNISPLTKLHAGYFRISLSLGGQTLLWKVLTQHLDKSQTLQHKFHSLPSTTFLLLWWISLCTLMLLSFLYILRCIFHFKLVKSEFLHPIGVNYLFAPWISWLLLLQSIPFTIPNLDSCQFVWWIFVVPVVILDVKIYGQWFTTEKRFLSMVANPTSQLSVLGNLVGAWIASKMEWKESAICIFTLGLTHYLVVFVTLYQRLSGSNRLPAMLRPTFFLFVAAPSMASLAWASISGDFDMPCRMLFFLSLFLFTSLVCRPALFKKSMRKFNVAWWAYSFPLTFLALASAQYAHQVEGHVANGLMLLLSALSVLVFVGLTVSTALNLDMLLSDHDRYLNFTKRT from the exons atgGGGGAACAAGTTTTTGAATCAACAATCAAAGTCACAATAAGTGATGATGATAACAATATTACTAAAGATCATGTTACCAAGAAATCAACTTCTTCAAATATTTCCCCATTGACTAAACTTCATGCAGGCTATTTTAGAATTAGCCTTTCTCTAGGTGGTCAAACTTTGTTATGGAAAGTACTAACACAACATTTGGACAAATCACAAACACTTCAACACAAATTTCACTCACTCCCTTCAACAACTTTCCTTTTACTATGGTGGATATCACTTTGTACACTTATGTTACTCTCTTTTCTATATATCTTAAGATGCATTTTTCACTTCAAGTTAGTGAAGTCTGAGTTTTTGCATCCAATTGGTGTTAACTACCTATTTGCACCATGGATATCATGGCTTTTATTGCTTCAATCAATACCATTCacaatcccaaatcttgattcTTGTCAATTTGTATGGTGGATATTCGTTGTACCCGTGGTGATTCTTGATGTGAAAATATATGGACAATGGTTTACTACTGAAAAGAGGTTTTTGTCAATGGTTGCAAATCCAACAAGCCAACTTTCTGTATTGGGAAATTTGGTTGGTGCTTGGATAGCTAGCAAAATGGAATGGAAAGAGAGTGCAATATGTATATTTACACTTGGATTAACACACTATTTAGTTGTGTTTGTAACACTTTATCAACGATTATCGGGTAGTAATCGTCTTCCTGCCATGCTTAGACCTACATTTTTCTTGTTTGTGGCTGCACCTAGCATGGCTAGCTTAGCATGGGCTTCTATTTCTGGGGATTTTGATATGCCATGCAGGATgctcttttttctttcactatTTCTCTTCACATCTTTG GTTTGCAGGCCAGCACTATTCAAGAAATCAATGAGAAAGTTCAATGTTGCATGGTGGGCTTATTCATTTCCCCTAACATTCCTTGCCTTAGCCTCTGCACAATATGCACATCAAGTGGAAGGTCATGTTGCTAATGGGCTGATGTTGCTTTTATCTGCCCTCTCTGTTCTTGTTTTTGTTGGCTTGACAGTCTCCACAGCACTCAATCTTGACATGCTCTTGAGTGATCATGATAGATATTTAAACTTCACTAAAAGAACTTAA